The following proteins are encoded in a genomic region of Neovison vison isolate M4711 chromosome 12, ASM_NN_V1, whole genome shotgun sequence:
- the FAM186B gene encoding LOW QUALITY PROTEIN: protein FAM186B (The sequence of the model RefSeq protein was modified relative to this genomic sequence to represent the inferred CDS: inserted 1 base in 1 codon) — MEKDRPPQLMTPASVKAIISRIEAAQLTRAQEDISSQLSDILDNVNCVINRFQEELGYDLKEKAKSDRTERKGKNRFILLEKIASFSEDAKTKEKHLYEILRWLGDWGDSLTYELRNRKGKEEEKALDEWIEVMEKVLPLSLIATKGGIESLISLCSTLIERQKKGTQISKHTFWQGWWEQSPPRSASYPQPLSPEQMLQDKHTTCMKVSEVMSMLQELLDSTMFNQGEIRAIRYMSAVVENLNKALTLQHKENSNLETKYRNLEVEMTRELSSQRLYFQNSLQVLQSKRDALLKQVEILGGKYHDLLLIKHALEFQLKKAQSARDQAEEPAKILINLLGPTEKETLSKKERVMEKTQQERLLMSLPPGFMTEAWDSGTRPSTSQALSTMTTHARIADVYSSKDTECLQPILLSPVDKFPKKWEGLAAESPGHQVKDQKDFQKAAQEKEGLQIKYRVRMQLSPESSKKVALESKVEHWEEELSWERQRQQWLEEEAMWLQRQKKWALLEQEHQEKLQQWEMEVAAREQQQRLGQQEKEHGGPQRDLERSGEDVERVIFTTTRRWKDLEKTSLAPPPSRAQSAHQGRRPHQPRSPNTPQPAPRHQRNLRSAKSTQKPWASQVPMKPKKSASFPVTGTSIQKVSRLPQHISPAALKGKVYHMDAEAQRKNLQLLSKEAEPGLPHSLRSKALELTTTTMELGTLRLQCLCHRYILYRRFRSLRQEVTDHIQVMRETGTAYKAQNLYVFLGNIDHLQNLWLQAWADKQKDLEEKRRECLSSMATMFPKLQLEWNIHLHTPVITNPKSRKNKPPPSLLRRIHSCGPFSRQSPEHFVPKPGECAPLRPARQQENQMEAIWRTDVASSSHPIEKRTPPRLTWDQFGGCPDIPRLLALDVPSYRRSLQSLKTWLLALGLRCLVATPGLVMVNXGLSGHPLASTLASKQSVFQILLLCRRFISLKAKKLWIVQPGKPRGLDTKERYPSMSVSL, encoded by the exons GATATTTCTTCCCAGCTCTCTGACATCTTGGACAATGTCAACTGTGTCATCAACCGCTTCCAGGAAGAACTAGGgtatgatttaaaagaaaaggcaaaatctgACCGGACAGAGCGAAAGGGCAAGAACAGATTCATCTTGCTGGAGAAAATTGCCTCCTTCTCCGAAGACGCTAAGACCAAAGAGAAGCACTTGTACGAAATTCTCCGCTGGCTGGGTGACTGGG GTGACAGTCTCACCTATGAGCTCAGGAACAGGAAGggtaaggaggaagagaaagctcTGGATGAATGGATTGAGGTGATGGAGAAGGTGTTACCTCTGTCCCTCATTGCCACCAAAGGAGGCATCGAGTCTCtcatctccctctgctctacTCTCattgaaagacaaaagaaagggaCACAAA TATCCAAACACACCTTCTGGCAGGGCTGGTGGGAACAAAGCCCCCCCAGATCTGCATCCTACCCTCAgccactgagcccagagcagaTGCTCCAGGACAAGCATACTACATGCATGAAGGTCTCTGAGGTGATGTCCATGCTGCAGGAGCTCCTGGACTCCACCATGTTCAACCAGGGGGAGATCAGAGCCATCCGGTACATGTCTGCTGTGGTGGAGAACCTCAACAAGGCCTTGACCCTCCAGCACAAAGAGAACAGTAACCTAGAGACCAAATACAGGAACCTGGAAGTAGAGATGACCAGAGAACTCAGCAGCCAGAGGCTCTACTTCCAGAATTCCCTCCAAGTTCTACAGAGCAAGAGGGATGCCCTACTAAAGCAGGTGGAAATTCTAGGGGGGAAATACCATGACCTTCTTCTGATCAAGCATGCCTTAGAGTTCCAGCTGAAGAAGGCTCAGTCTGCTAGAGATCAAGCAGAAGAACCAGCCAAGATCTTGATCAACCTCCTGGGCCCCACTGAGAAAGAGAccctctcaaagaaagaaagagtcatGGAGAAAACCCAGCAGGAGAGGTTGCTTATGTCACTGCCCCCAGGTTTCATGACCGAAGCCTGGGACAGTGGTACTAGGCCTTCAACGTCTCAGGCACTTTCCACCATGACCACACATGCAAGGATTGCCGATGTGTACAGCAGCAAGGACACTGAGTGTCTCCAGCCCATCTTGCTATCCCCAGTAGACAAGTTTCCTAAGAAATGGGAAGGACTagcagcagagagcccaggccACCAAGTCAAAGACCAGAAGGATTTCCAGAAAGCAGCCCAAGAGAAGGAAGGACTCCAAATTAAGTACCGTGTTAGGATGCAGCTGTCCCCGGAGAGCTCTAAGAAGGTGGCCTTGGAGAGCAAGGTGGAGCACTGGGAAGAAGAACTcagctgggagaggcagaggcagcagtggctggaggaggaggcaatGTGGTTGCAGCGGCAGAAGAAATGGGCCCTGCTGGAGCAGGAGCATCAGGAAAAACTGCAGCAGTGGGAGATGGAGGTGGCGGcgagggagcagcagcagaggctgggccagcaggagaaggagcaCGGGGGCCCACAGAGAGACCTGGAGCGGTCGGGGGAGGACGTGGAGAGGGTGATCTTCACGACCACCAGGCGGTGGAAAGACCTGGAGAAGACATCCCTGGCACCTCCCCCAAGCCGGGCCCAGTCTGCTCACCAAGGCAGGAGGCCACACCAGCCTAGGTCCCCTAATACCCCACAGCCTGCCCCCAGACACCAGAGGAACCTGCGTTCTGCCAAGTCTACCCAGAAACCATGGGCCTCCCAGGTTCCCATGAAGCCCAAGAAATCAGCCTCCTTCCCTGTCACAGGGACATCCATCCAAAAGGTGTCCCGGCTTCCACAGCATATCTCCCCGGCAGCTCTTAAGGGCAAAGTATACCACATGGATGCAGAGGCCCAGAGGAAGAACCTGCAGctcctgagcaaggaggctgagcCGGGGCTGCCGCACTCACTGCGCAGCAAGGCGCTGGagctcaccaccaccaccatggaGCTCGGCACACTCCGGCTGCAGTGCTTGTGCCACAGGTACATCCTCTACAGGCGCTTCCGGAGCCTCCG ACAGGAAGTGACTGACCACATACAAGTCATGCGGGAAACTGGGACTGCCTACAAGGCCCAGAACCTGTACGTCTTCCTGGGTAACATCGACCACCTGCAGAACCTCTGGCTGCAGGCCTGGGCAGACAAGCAGAAGGACCTGGAGGAGAAGCGCCGAGAGTGTCTGAGCAGCATGGCGACCATGTTCCCCAAG CTCCAGCTGGAGTGGAACATCCATCTGCACACTCCTGTGATCACCAACCCAAAGTCCAGGAAAAACAagccacccccttcccttctccggCGCATCCACTCCTGTGGCCCCTTCAGCAGGCAGTCCCCAGAGCACTTCGTGCCCAAGCCCGGGGAATGTGCTCCCCTGCGCCCGGCCCG CCAGCAGGAGAACCAGATGGAGGCCATCTGGAGAACTGATGTGGCCTCCTCCAGTCACCCAATAGAAAAGAGGACTCCCCCCAGACTGACCTGGGACCAGTTTGGAGGATGCCCTGACATTCCCCGGCTGTTGGCCTTGGATGTGCCTTCCTATCGAAGAAGCTTACAGTCCCTCAAGACCTG GCTCTTGGCACTGGGCTTAAGGTGCCTAGTGGCTACACCTGGTCTGGTGATGGTGA TTGGACTTTCTGGACATCCTCTAGCAAGCACTCTGGCAAGCAAGCAGAGTGTCTTCCAGATTCTTCTGCTTTGTCGACGGTTCATCTCCTTGAAGGCAAAGAAGCTGTGGATTGTCCAACCTGGAAAGCCAAGAGGTTTGGACACCAAGGAGAGATATCCCtctatgtctgtctctctgtga